One segment of Leptodactylus fuscus isolate aLepFus1 chromosome 7, aLepFus1.hap2, whole genome shotgun sequence DNA contains the following:
- the SAAL1 gene encoding protein SAAL1 — protein sequence MDKNEGDSRPQYPKTSCDMDRNPSPPTSDDEEGATEDSIGSTVYSKHWFFTTLTRLIEFASLKEKSQAKEEDEEEDGGDDDEDEIELDEDIENDICKVWDMSMNEEVALFLKEFNAPDIFIGVMAKSNCNRLTEICVGILGNMACFQETCTFITNNDALGELLLLLMCHTDPPILLETTRLLLSCLSQEDVMGTWLERIRKCPTVRENLCFIMSSSTNGDLLVKVGELVDKMFDVDEDLMLDWIKAGGPQPQAPATDTDEEKPVVLGLVPSLLEAAKQLKYESPDGLDAYMHILQLVTTVDEGIFSIVQDPGDGKQTWDFLFDLVSQDLCQPGDPSLIVQEQRSILCSVLAVMSVLFTSETEQEYMEIGRNLSLLGSLTRMLENMETCQQNGDVHLSDGEDLPHNNAPKEDFHLKILREVCCEFLSNILPQLTKENILDALKEGHITKDKILCGLQNLLPLYDEAVEGFLKVLGEADPALSETLKKEISAREFMRSGAHHTGHH from the exons ACAAGAACGAGGGAGACTCCAGGCCGCAATACCCGAAAACCTCATGTGATATGGATCGGAACCCTTCCCCCCCGACCAGTGATGATGAAGAGGGAGCGACAGAGGACTCCATAGGGAGCACTGTGTACAGCAAGCACTGGTTCTTTACCACCCTGACCAGGCTCATTGAG TTCGCCTCATTGAAGGAAAAGTCGCAGGctaaggaggaggatgaggaggaggatggtggtgatgatgatgaggatgagaTCGAGCTGGATGAAGACATAGAGAATGACATTTGCAAAGTTTGGGACATGTCTATGAATGAG GAGGTGGCGCTGTTCCTGAAGGAATTTAACGCACCGGATATTTTTATAGGCGTCATGGCAAAGTCCAATTGCAACCGCCTGACC GAAATCTGCgtggggattctggggaatatggcGTGCTTCCAGGAGACGTGTACGTTCATAACTAACAATGATGCCTTGGG agaaCTTCTGCTGTTACTGATGTGTCACACGGACCCGCCAATTCTGCTAGAAACTACCCG GTTACTCCTTTCTTGTCTATCGCAGGAGGACGTGATGGGCACGTGGTTGGAAAGGATCAGGAAATGCCCGACCGTGCGAGAGAACCTCTGCTTCATCATGAGCAGCTCCACCAATG GAGATCTGCTGGTTAAGGTGGGGGAGCTGGTGGACAAGATGTTTGATGTGGATGAAGACCTGATGCTAGACTGGATAAAGGCCGGAGGTCCGCAGCCCCAGGCCCCGGCTACTGACACTGACGAGGAGAAGCCTGTAGTGCTGGGCCTGGTGCCGTCACTGCTGGAGGCCGCAAAACAGCTCAA GTATGAGAGCCCTGACGGTCTGGATGCCTATATGCACATACTACAGCTGGTGACGACGGTAGACGAGGGCATCTTCTCTATAG TACAAGATCCAGGAGACGGGAAGCAGACCTGGGATTTCTTGTTTGATCTCGTGAGTCAGGACTTGTGCCAGCCGGGCGACCCTTCCCTGATCGTACAGGAGCAGAGATCCATCTTATGCTCCGTCCTGGCCGTCATGTCTGTCCTGTTCACATCGGAAACTGAACAGGAGTACATGGAGATCGGAAGAA ATCTTTCTCTCCTTGGAAGCCTGACTCGGATGTTGGAGAATATGGAGACTTGTCAGCAGAATGGGGATGTTCATCTGTCTGATGGGGAGGATCTGCCGCACAACAACGCACCTAAGGAGGATTTCCACCTAAAAATCCTGAGGGAAGTCTGCTGTGAATTCCTCTCTAACATTCTGCCTCAACTAACAAAG GAGAACATACTGGATGCGCTGAAGGAAGGTCACATCACGAAAGATAAGATCTTGTGCGGGCTGCAGAACCTTCTCCCTCTCTACGACGAAGCT GTGGAGGGCTTCCTTAAGGTTCTTGGAGAAGCCGACCCAGCACTGTCTGAAACCCTAAAGAAAGAGATCTCCGCACGAGAATTCATGAGAAGTGGCGCCCACCATACAGGTCACCACTGA